agtttcaatggaTTCTTACAGAACAGAATcccagtaatgagaagcagcagtagTCGCTGTGCCTCACTATATACTTCATTGCATTTCACTCAGATAAGCAATGCTCTGCTGGATTTTTCCACACACGTCCTCAACAGTACAGATAGTTTGCCCAATATCTACTTTACCATAGTGGCATGGAATTTTATAAACACTGAGTTCCCTTGGCCCCTGGTCATCTTTAACAGAATCCAAAAAGACATTACTTGTGGGCGGTGGATGAAACATAGtcttgttaaagtgaaattaaaatttatctGTATTAGCTGAAATGTTTCCAGCACATGCTAGGAAAACAACTGATGAGATTATTCTTGCTATACTTCTGGTAATAGTCTAAACTCTGAGACATGACGGACATGGTTTTTAGAGGAGACATTCCATTTAAATACAGATGactttagcttacacactacttaatctaatttaaactaacttacgctaaccgagggaggactcgaacctccaacagggggagcCACGTGGACAGTAACAAGGTGCTCTAGACCTCGGggctaaaatatttatttatttatttatttagccatctgtGGACATTTTAAAATGAATGGGTGTTGTCAGTTGCATACATTCATgtatttatacagtttgttgttacGTGTAGTTAAGCATTgtgacatataagttatttacaatcatttgtgCTACTTATCAAAATATCGTgaaacaaaagctatttacaatcattttgtactaaggaatgcacttatagtgtaaaagcagtgttcctgcaaaagcaatttaagatttttcctaaagtGGTACATGTTATATGCTGCTTTTATTTTctgtggcagtttattatacagttttacaccttcatacaagaagctatttattcttcctgtctaggtgaagacagtgacttgttcttgtCCTAgagttatgaaaactgctatttgtgctataattttctgtatttttcttgatgtacactatggtttggaatataaattctCAAGGAACAGTTAgcatttctaacattttgaaaagttctctgcagtgggcCCGCGTACTGCTTTTTGCTGTAATTCTTACTactctcttttgcattttaaatactgtttgtaaattctgagcactgtttccccagaaaataataccataactgattactgaatgaacataactaaagtatacagttctcaaacattcactaCTGCATGCGGATACAAGCactctaagtgcataacatgttgtggatatctttttcgagagtttcatagcatgttcattccacttcacttGTGTGTCAATGTGTaaccctaagaattttgttgtatgtacatcatctatggagatgttacctagttttaaatttaagggactctgttttctgttcattctaaagcatattgtatttgttttctttacgttgagagttactttgttttcctgagaccatttgtgaacatccctcagcacttcagtagaattttccaacatttgtgctggtgtgttactggtgattactatgttgctatcgtccgcaaacaatatcttctctccatggctgatatgttgtgggaaatcatttatatataccagaaataatacagggcctagtacacttccttgagggaccccaatattgatatattgtggatcagatATATGTTTCTCAATGTACTTTGATCCACTGGAGACATATGTGATCTCGTctgactgtactctgttttctagatgtgaacgaaaccatttgagaaccactccCTTTACTCCTAGTGCCTCTAATTTATGCGACAGCTTCTGgtagtcaactgtatcaaatgccttagacaggtctaggaaaaggccagttgcatagctgttctcatctagtgcttctaaaactgtttttgtaaacTGTGCTATTGCAGATTCTGTACCTCTACCAGGCCTGAAACCATGCTGGTCATTACAGAGGAGGTTGAATTTACTTAGATAACTCAAAAGCCAGTTTTTcgttattgtttctatcactttAGAAAAGCATGAGAATAGGGCTATTGGTTTGTAGTTCTCAACGTTTTCTgtgtcacctttcttgtgaactggtaacattttggcatgcttcagatagtcagggaagcaaccagttttgaaggattcatttatgatttctgttagTGGAGCTTTGATACCGTTTATGCATTTTTTTCAGCACACACATTGAGATTTCATCTAAACCTGCCGAGTTTTTGTTCTTTTATTGCCTTACAACATTGCATACTTCCTCCTCAGTAGTTGGAAGCAATACCATTGAGTTTGCTGTatgcttctgtattggttgattagcACATTTTGGAAAATTTTTCTGTAAGTTCATTGCAATGCTGCTAAAGTAGGTATTACATAATTTGCTAATTCTTTCGGGTTACTTTCTAAGTAAATAAAACCCTCTGAAGATAGCACAGAAAGTGCTGAAACACGTTTGAGTAAGTAAAACAGAACCATGCCATGCATAAGGCGGGATTTCTTTACCATTTTTCTCGGCAGGCGCGGAAAGTATGAGGCGCTACAATACCCTGctgaaggaagaagaaaataatgaagaatcCACCAGAACATACCGATATACCAATAACTTTTATTGGATTGAGCCTAAAATGTGATTGAGGTATTACGTATGACCACGTATCTATCCTTCAGATTTTCATTGCCGTAAGTATTTTTACTAATTATTGTTAGAAGCACGTGGAAGATACACTGAAACTTGCCTTGCCACACTAAATTCAAACTTCGCGGCGACCTCAACGCTTCTGTATCCTCGTTTGTTCTCCTGAGCGTTATTTGTTCAATTGAGGTGCAGGTGCACGAAGTGGCAGTAGTAAAAGTTGTGTACTGTGTAGTATAACTTGTGAAGCTTTGGCGGTGTAGTGAGGTTAGCCTGAAAGCGTGGTGTACCCGCTAGCTATTATTGTTATTAGAATTTGCCGTTCGCCATGAAATTCTGAGCCACTGTTAGAATTCGTGGAGACATTAACGTGCGATAATGGATATTCCGTCTTTGCCGGATGGGGTATCAGTTTATTCTGCGTTCATAGCACTGCACAGAATCCAGCTTGAATCATCTGCTGTACCAGATCGTTACTGGAAAACGCTGTGCAGAAAACTATACCATCAAATATTTGACGCAGGGAATACTTTTTCTGTTGCACGGATTGAATATGACGAGGACGACGAAAGTGGTGATTATGTTAACACTTACAGACCACAGCATCGTGTTTTCATATCGTGTGAAGCCGGCGTGGATGCTTCAGACCCACAGCATATCTATCTGATTGATCATGCATGGACGTACCGTGTTGATTCCGCGAGGCAGAATTTGAGAAGTATACCGGCTTTGCTTGATCGTATGGCTCACTTGATGGGTGTTCAGGAATCCGCGGATGAGCATTCAGAGGTTCTGATCAACAAGGTCTTCGACGAAATGTGGAAATTCAACCAAACATACTCGGTTCCTTCGCGGGATGACATTGAAGAAAGCATGCCAGTTTGGTATGTGATGGACGAGTTTGGTTCTGCAATCCCGCACTCTGATAATCCGACGTTTAGGACTGTGCCATTTATTTTCCTACCCGACCAGATCACGTACACACTGTTATTTCCTATTGAAAATGTGGATTATGGCGAAGAAGTAACAAGAGACTACATTGAAAGTTCTCGATACGATTCCAAAACTAGAGATGCACTTCTAATTCCATGGGTGCCAAAATCATTTCTTTCAGAACCTTTCCAACATTCAGAACCAGATAGTGCGTATTTCTTGCAAGGGCATACGGCAGAAACATTGCCAAACGCATCAAAAATTGCGACAGTCAGTGTCACTTCAAAGGATAAGATACTAGTTTTTTCTCAGTATGCTTATGTTAATGATTATCTCACGCATCCTAAATTTGAAATAACCCACGACGAGGAAAATGCAGACATCCTGTGGTATACTCAACATTTCAAAGACTTCAAGGAATTCAGTCAATCGTGTTCTGAAAAATTTGTAAATCAATTTCCATTTGAACACGTAATAACAGTTAAAGACCTCCTTGCCATTGTGTGTCGTCGGGCGGCCAAGGAAAGTGGCAGTGTTTGCGAAGACACACTAGTAACGTACCCAGTTTGGCTACCAACTACATACAACTTAAAGACAGAGCTACCTAAATTTGTGTCTTACTATCAGCACAGGGCAGAGAAGGGTCTAGATAACCATTGGATATGCAAACCATTTAATCTTGCGAGAGGTTTGGACACACACATTACAGACAATTTGAACTATATCTTAAGACTTCCATTAAGTGGACCAAAAATAGCACAGAAGTACGTTGAGGATCCTGTACTTTTTCAAAGACCCGATTGTGGAGCTGTGAAATTTGATTTAAGATATGTTCTGTTAGTCAAGAGTATAAAACCATTATCAGCATTTGTATATCGAAATTTTTTCTTGCGATTTGCAAACAAACCATTTGATTTAAATAATTTGGATGACTATGAGAAACACTTCACTGTTATGAATTACAATGAAAATGCAACACTCTATCGAATGCTGTGTGATGATTTTGTTGTGAAATTTGAGCAACAGTATCCTAGTGTATCctggaaagaaatagaagaaaaaatattttccttatttaGAGAGATGCTCAGTGCAGCATCAAGTAAAATGCCCCCTGCTGGAATAGCATATAGCCCCCAGTCGAGGGCTGTGTATGCAGCAGACCTTATGTTGGCTTGGCAGACAGATTCCAATGACAGAAAATCCATGCAGCCGAAGCTACTGGAGGTGAATTGGACACCTGACTGCAAAAGAGCTTGTGAATACTATCCTGATTTTTATAATGATATTTTTTCTGTGCTTTTCTTGGATGATGTTAATGAGATAAAATTTGCATGCTTGAAATGACACATGctaagaaatatttcagaaattaaatCACATACCCCAGTTCAAATTAAATTGTTAACAGTGATATTTTTGAATGTAGCCTACATGTCTTGACATTTCAGCAGAATTGTCAGATAATGAGTTTAGTCTGGAAGCTCAGGCCATCCCTTGGTCAGTCCAAGATTTTTTTTTGTCCTGGCACGACTCACTTCATACTTTTATAGTCTAGTGTGTTCATATGCTGTATTGGAAGTAATCCTGTAATTCATTGGATGTGCTTATTTTGACAGAAGAGAGAAGCAGGTATGGAATGAGACATCGGCTAATAAAAACTACCTGTTGTTGAAACCAACCTTCAGGTCAATTATAATTTTAACCTTTTTTATGTAAATAGTCTGTACATTGAAATAGTGCTTGAAGATGTGAATATGAAACCTGAGTCCTCTATATTTTTGTATTCATACTAAATCAGGTCTCTCTTCACCATGTCACGACATACTGTGAAGGAAACTGTAAGGCATAGGCCTACAGTTTTATACATAATACCCACTGAAATACCTGTGGAAGATTTCTTCATTATGTAATACAACATTTTGCTTCCACTTTTAGTTATTTATAATAactatgataataatattaaattcAGAGAGAATGTTGGCAACAATGGACTGTTTCTGAAATTAGAAATGACCTAACCAGTCTCAAAGCAGGGTTAACATGTCATCCGAATGACATGTATTCAGTGTGGAGCAAGTGTTGCACGTGACAAGCAAAGACACCTTTGTTCTTGCTACAGGTCATTTTGCTACCAACACCttcaattcacattcacatttttttTGGTTTCACCAATTCATAACTAAATTGTCACTTTACACCTTCACATAGACAAATGGCCATCCACAGCAGATACTTCGCTCACCTCATCCAAGATTGAGGAAAGGTGGTGGAGTGGTTATGTACTACcacatttgaaccaaattttctTTACCACTAGCTTCTCCTCCCTCGAGGCACTGTTTGCACCAATTTTAGAAACACCACTGATTGCACTGTTTGTTTCAGACTATTGAATGCACTATCAGTTTTAAACATAATTAACTCACTCTGGTATAACTTCAAACTgtggatatttttttaaaaactccTGAGAGCCTTGACATCTGCTCAAGTAGAGTCTGTCTCATAATACAGATTTTGACTGTTTGCACTATACAGGCAGCTTGCCGTCATTAATTGGcctgtgaggtgtgtgtgtgttctttctgcTTTTGTAGTTTCTCTGCCTCTtaactttaagaaaagattttctgTATTGATTTGTTATTTTAAGATTACTTAAATTTCTTTAGAATGTGCTACTTGGAGAATTGCAGTCAGAGTCCACATTAAATTGTCTCCCTCTATAACTAGCAGGTAAAAGCCAGTCCATGGATCAGGGGAAGCAAGTGTATTTCACCTTCAATACGATTATGTCTAGGAAAACACTGTAGTGTTGAAACCAACATCTTTACATCAAAACTTTTAATCAACAACTAGGTTGTTATTACAGCCATTCTGTCGTGTATCTTTCCTCAAGTGGACGAGAGACCAGCAATGTATGCAAGAATGTCCGTGAAGACATAGGAGAGAGGTCTTGATAGAATAGAGCTTTGGTGCTGGTAAACAGAGGTGTACTGTTGTTTTCTGAGATGCTGCTATGTTGTCTTGCTAAAGGCATAATCCAGGTTTCTGTAAAATTCTGACTTAAAATTTTAATCTGTTAGAGAGGCTTGTTGCAGGATACACTATGCTTCACAGTGGGAGCCTCCTTATTTCTCACTGTTATTTTTTGATTCAGCTGTCATCAACTCTCATATGCCAGATAAGTGTTTTACTTCTGTAACATAACTTTAAAACAAATCTCAGGACAGCAGTCGTGCAACATTAGAAACTGTACTTTGAACCaaacgaatgaaaaataaaaagtaatatatGCACACACAATTCAAATGAACAACTTGAAAAGTTCACATGAAAATTAAGTAGTTCAGTCATTACTTGTCGGGAAgaatgccaccaccaccaccaccaccaccaccaccaccaccaccaccaccaccacttgtgtGACCACAGAGTTGCATGTTTCAGTTTCACCAAAGGTGTGTCCACCACAGGATCACTGAAGTATCAGTAAGAATGAAAACTATATTCTCGGTTAAGATGATTTTGTGCTTTCTAAACACACACTAAGTACTTTTTTTAATCTTAGTAAGCTACATTTACATTTGTAATAAGACATGAGATAAGTAAAAGGGTGCCATGAGgcgagcacagaaaaaaaaaataaagttaaggACAGTGTGTTCTTTTAACAGCTGGAAACTGTGAGCCAataccttgaagaaaataaaaaagttgctcAAATCTATgtgataaatattatttttgtaagaaGCTCTGTGAAGAGTCaattgaaatattttattgtgttCATATGGATCCTTGGTGCTAGCAACATTCTCATTCTTTGGCACTTCCTGTGCACTCTCTTTTTTTGTCTGTTTGTAATTAATGTGCTAGCATTAATGTTGTCATGGCTGCTGGTGCTACACTGCTTGTGTTTTTTCTTTGGTACtccaaaaaataatttaatttgacatgtatgttgtgtgatgtactttagTTTAAATACGTATTAACTTATGCTGGGCCACCAGAATTAATAAATATGGTCTTTGGAGAACAGTTGTAAGTATGGTGTACTTAATGTTGTCTGAGGTGTTCTGAATGAGCACTGCCAGTGGCAGTTGACATCCAGTGGGTACAGTTTCTATgaggaatgtacacacacaatttttGTATGGCATGGTATCTAGTGCAAGATTTTATAAGTTATTTATTGTTTAATATTTGATGGTTGGCACAATGTTTTCCTGCAATACAACACATTACCATTATTAATAAGACAAGCATTTCCTCATTTCTCTGGCACACATTAGATAAAGAAGAGTAACACCTTGCTGTAACACAGTGGGGGAGACTTAAACATTGGCACTACAAATAAATTTGTGGCAACTAACATTTTACTAAAAAAGGTGCCTCAACAGGCAAATTGAAAAGATCAGTAAAACGTTCATTGCCATTGCACAttatcattttgtatgtgttctgCCAATCCTTAGTTGCAGTTATATTATTATTCATGGAGATGTTTCATCTTCACAACTAAATAAAAGTCTGTTTGTTTTGTGTCATACATGTTCTTCTTTTTAATTGTGAAGTATCTTCAGCAGCTTGTAAgacatgtttgttttatttatatctgGTATCCCATTAATGTTGGTAGAAGGAACGACACTAACATTGCTTTTAGGTGAAGTATTGCCATTTATTCATAGAATTGTGGAGCACATATATGATACATTCACACTATCAAAATATCACTCAACTGAAAGGATGTCTGACAAAGATAGTTACACATTGAGTTTATACCTAATAAATTATCAGTCTTCAAATATATAATAACTGCATTATATAATATTTCCAGGTTGTTGTCGTTGTCTTCcttccagagactggcttgatgcagctctccatgctactctatcctgtgcaggcttcttcatctctgagtaactactcaaacatacatccttctgaatctgcttagtgtattcatctcttgatctcccacaATGTTTTttgccctccatgcttccctccagcactaaattgatgaccgcttgatgactcagaatgtgtcctaccaaccgatcccttcttttagtcaagttgtaccacaaattcctcttctcccctgttctattcagtacctcctcattagttacgtgaaccatgtaatcttcagcattcttctgcagcaccacatttcgaaagcatctattctcttcttgtctaaactattatcgtccatgttacacttccatacatggctacattccatacaaataatttcagaaaagacttcgtaacacttaaatctatactcaatgataacaaacttatcttcttcagaaatgcattccttgccatagccagtctacattttatatcctctctacttcgaccataatcagttatttttctgcccaaatagcaaaactcatctaccacttttaagtgtctcatttcctaatctaattccctcagcatcacctgatttaattcaactacattccattaccctcattttgcttttgttcatgttcgtcttatatcttcctttcatgacactgtccattctcttcaaccactcttccaggtcctttgctgtgtctgagagaattagtgtcatcagcaaacctcaaactttttgtttGTTCTCCATatattttgattcctactccaaatttgtcttttgctttctctactgattgctcagtatacagattgaataacattggggataggctacaaccctgtctcaatcctttctcaaccactgcttccctcttctATGTCCCACAACTCTTTACAGCTGCCacttggtttctgtagaaattgtaaataggcttttgctccccgtattttacccctgccacctcagaatttgaaagagagtattccagtcaacattgccaaaagctttctcttaagtctacaaatgctagaaacataggtttgtctttccttaatctatcttctaagttaagttgtaaggtcagtattgcctcacgtgtttcattctatggaatccaaactgatcttacctgaggtcggcttctatcagtttttccatttgtctgttaagattcgcgttagaattttgcagccgtgacttattaaactgatagttcagtaattttcacacctgtcggcacctgctttctttggaattgggattattatgttcttcttgaaggctgagggtatttcgcctgcctcagaCATCTCcatatattgccctcaagtacatcgcccttgtatagacaccctatatacaccttccacctttctgctttcccgtcaatgtttaggactggttttctatctgaactcttgatgttcatacaggtggttctcttttctccaaaagtcgctttaattttcctgtaggcagtatctatcttacctctagtgatgtatgcctctacatccttgcatttgacCGATGTCTTAGTTCAGTTTCTAGCATCACACATTATTGCAGTTCTTTTGAAAAGCTTTTGGCTAAAACATGTATGTATTTTGATTGTAAACAAGTTGTTTGCTTGTACTTCCTTTGTTTGAGACTCTCAGCAGACTCTGTCTTGGATAACTTCATCTGAAAAGTGATATGCCTTTCTGAAAATGCCTCTTGGATTCTTAAGGTTGATTATATGCAGTGGTAGGGAAGACTGATCACTATATATTCAGGTGCAGTGTACACAGTTAACAAAGGACAGAGTGAAATTTGCTTTCAGTCAGCAGGACACTTTCTTCTTGCCAGACATACTGTAATATGATTGCAACTATTGCTCTTTTTACATTTCTTGGGTGGTTAAAGCAAGCATCTAGCTGTTAATGACTGTTATGGATTCTGTGAGTAACTAATGTTTAATTTCAAGATATATTAAAACAGGCTTGTCAGAAGCTTCATTATTGCACTCATCGTGAGTGTATGGTTGCTTGGGATGTGCTCAAATGAGGGAATTATGTTGAGAAACTTttggggcagcagcagcagcagcagcagcaaagatATTACATAAGGAGATCCTTGCCTTACATAGACAATGTTAGTAGGGCAGGAAGCCTATAAAACAAACATGCACTTGGCTTTTACATTTCTGTGATAGCAGCTGTGATACACAGAAGTAATGATCTCTTACATTTTTTTATGAAGTTGAAATGGACTCACGTCACTACAAATTAGAAAATACTGCCTCACAATTCTACTGCAAGTAGTATTATTTGTTAATTTTGCACTGACCAGAATGTAGTCTGATGCCAATTGATTTTTTCACTGCCAGAATTCCCTGGTAGAAGTCTCGAGGAACAGGGAATGTATTGTACTTATGATGAGGCAAGTCCTAGTACAGTTAGTAGGAACACATATTAAGAAAACTGATTTCTTCATCTACCTTTTGGAACAGATTTCTTCTTCGAAGTAagtaatgaagaagaaaatatgtGGGGTGGGGGGCAGGAGGGTGATTGGTTCACTCAAGTCACGTTAAGAGGAACCATGACAGATAAGGGAAAAGTGGGGAAAATATGAAGGCATTTAACAGAATACATGTCTCAGAAGCAGAGGGTCGTGTGGGTGtaaggtttagaactgaattggggtAATCATTGGGCTAGTTGGCTGTGAACTGAAAATCTACTCAGAAATACCACTCTACCTCAAAGACAATAATaaaagaggaggagggagggggcaaATGTTGGACCCAGTCTGAAAGAGATCCTTTTACACTAAACCACCATCTTCAGGGATTCCAGGAATACCCAAGGTTAGGAATCATCTCCAGTCCTTCCCCAAAAAACGTGATACATTACTTCTAAGGAAGTCTGCATAGTCCATGACCTGAATGGAGTCTGCTCTATTATCTTTCTCCCAGTGGCAAAGACTGCAGAGCTGTCATACTTGATGCTAGGGATTGTTTCATTGAGGGACTGTCTGACCTAGACTTACAAAATGGTTCCTTATTAtccctcctttcccccctcctGAAGGTCCCCATCTTAACCACGGGTCTGAATGCCACTCCCCAAACTTCTCATGCCCCctgtaattttttctgttttctttccgtAAAGATGGAATGTGTCTTTCCAGAATATagg
This sequence is a window from Schistocerca americana isolate TAMUIC-IGC-003095 chromosome 4, iqSchAmer2.1, whole genome shotgun sequence. Protein-coding genes within it:
- the LOC124612377 gene encoding tubulin--tyrosine ligase-like protein 12 yields the protein MDIPSLPDGVSVYSAFIALHRIQLESSAVPDRYWKTLCRKLYHQIFDAGNTFSVARIEYDEDDESGDYVNTYRPQHRVFISCEAGVDASDPQHIYLIDHAWTYRVDSARQNLRSIPALLDRMAHLMGVQESADEHSEVLINKVFDEMWKFNQTYSVPSRDDIEESMPVWYVMDEFGSAIPHSDNPTFRTVPFIFLPDQITYTLLFPIENVDYGEEVTRDYIESSRYDSKTRDALLIPWVPKSFLSEPFQHSEPDSAYFLQGHTAETLPNASKIATVSVTSKDKILVFSQYAYVNDYLTHPKFEITHDEENADILWYTQHFKDFKEFSQSCSEKFVNQFPFEHVITVKDLLAIVCRRAAKESGSVCEDTLVTYPVWLPTTYNLKTELPKFVSYYQHRAEKGLDNHWICKPFNLARGLDTHITDNLNYILRLPLSGPKIAQKYVEDPVLFQRPDCGAVKFDLRYVLLVKSIKPLSAFVYRNFFLRFANKPFDLNNLDDYEKHFTVMNYNENATLYRMLCDDFVVKFEQQYPSVSWKEIEEKIFSLFREMLSAASSKMPPAGIAYSPQSRAVYAADLMLAWQTDSNDRKSMQPKLLEVNWTPDCKRACEYYPDFYNDIFSVLFLDDVNEIKFACLK